One part of the Arabidopsis thaliana chromosome 1 sequence genome encodes these proteins:
- a CDS encoding myelin-associated oligodendrocyte basic protein (unknown protein; FUNCTIONS IN: molecular_function unknown; INVOLVED IN: biological_process unknown; LOCATED IN: chloroplast; EXPRESSED IN: 24 plant structures; EXPRESSED DURING: 15 growth stages; CONTAINS InterPro DOMAIN/s: Protein of unknown function DUF1517 (InterPro:IPR010903); Has 276 Blast hits to 275 proteins in 83 species: Archae - 0; Bacteria - 108; Metazoa - 6; Fungi - 0; Plants - 113; Viruses - 0; Other Eukaryotes - 49 (source: NCBI BLink).) — MASSSTFLELTPFQWNQPLPYTQRPHHRTVLLYSKPQRRSNSIRLQISVKYKQSTSSSDPDLRSNFNPFEQIAIQVKKALDSLKKPAIAAVLLGLLLFYDPNSALAASGGRIGGNSFSSRSRSSSSSSSQSYSVPRTSNPSFSYSARTAPYYGPSPFGGGFVGPAVGFGFGGFSSFSLILVGFAAFVLVSGFLSDRSQDDSILTDTQKTSVIKLQVGLLGLGRTLQQDFNRLAESSDTSTPEGLSYVLTEATLALLRHPDYCISCYSSVDVKPSIEKGEKRFNQLSIEERGKFDEETLVNVNSIKRQSSKIRKASGFSNEYIVVTILMAAEGIHKLPPINGTTDLKEALLKLGSIPRNKIMAVEVLWTPQNEADALSERELLEDYPLLRPL; from the exons ATGGCGTCTTCTTCCACCTTTCTGGAATTAACTCCATTTCAATGGAATCAACCTCTCCCATACACACAACGACCCCATCATCGTACTGTTCTTCTCTACTCCAAACCTCAAAGGAGATCAAATTCGATTCGTCTCCAAATCTCCGTCAAATACAAGcaatcaacatcttcttcagatcCAGATTTGAGATCCAATTTCAATCCATTTGAACAAATCGCGATTCAGGTCAAAAAAGCGTTAGATTCGTTGAAGAAACCTGCTATAGCTGCGGTTTTACTTGGTTTGCTTTTGTTCTATGATCCTAATTCGGCTTTAGCTGCGTCTGGTGGTAGAATTGGTGGTAATTCCTTCTCGTCGAGGTCTCggagctcttcttcttcttcttcgcaaTCGTATTCTGTGCCGAGAACATCGAATCCGAGCTTTTCGTACTCTGCTAGGACCGCTCCGTACTATGGACCGTCACCTTTCGGTGGGGGTTTTGTGGGCCCGGCGGttggttttgggtttggtGGTTTTTCGAGCTTCTCCTTGATTTTGGTTGGTTTCGCTGCGTTTGTTTTGGTCTCTGGATTCCTCTCAGATCGGTCACAGGATGATAGCATTTTAACAGATACTCAGAAAACTAGCGTCATTAAGCTACAG GTGGGGTTGCTTGGTTTGGGGAGGACACTACAACAAGATTTTAATCGTCTTGCTGAAAGTTCGGATACATCCACACCGGAGGGTCTGAGCTATGTTTTAACCG AGGCAACATTAGCTTTGCTGAGACACCCTGATTACTGCATCTCTTGTTATTCATCA gTGGATGTGAAGCCGAGTATAGAAAAGGGAGAGAAGCGATTTAATCAACTCTCCATTGAAGAACGAGGAAAATTTGATGAGGAGACACTTGTTAACGTGAATAGCATAAAGAGACAAAGCTCGAAGATTCGGAAAGCTAGCGGTTTCAGCAATGAATATATTGTG GTAACCATCTTGATGGCTGCAGAGGGTATACATAAACTGCCACCAATAAACGGAACTACAGATCTGAAGGAAGCCTTACTGAAACTCGGGTCAAtaccaagaaacaaaataatg GCAGTAGAAGTACTATGGACACCGCAGAACGAAGCCGACGCATTGTCAGAAAGGGAACTACTTGAAGATTACCCACTTTTGAGGCCTTTGTAA
- a CDS encoding Calcium-binding EF hand family protein (Calcium-binding EF hand family protein; CONTAINS InterPro DOMAIN/s: EF-Hand 1, calcium-binding site (InterPro:IPR018247), EF-HAND 2 (InterPro:IPR018249); BEST Arabidopsis thaliana protein match is: Calcium-binding EF-hand family protein (TAIR:AT2G44310.1); Has 172 Blast hits to 170 proteins in 15 species: Archae - 0; Bacteria - 0; Metazoa - 0; Fungi - 0; Plants - 172; Viruses - 0; Other Eukaryotes - 0 (source: NCBI BLink).), translating to MIETVITSKTLIGFLSDTKSFESITNDYFQILDLDKNGMLSPSELRQGLNNVVAVESEVAPGDETDNVYNAIFERFGEDLVPKNFRDLIAEILTAMARGIGNSPVIMVVHNDGLIMKAVLHESKQGK from the coding sequence ATGATCGAAACAGTAATCACAAGCAAAACTCTAATCGGATTCCTTTCCGATACAAAATCATTCGAATCCATAACCAACGACTATTTCCAGATTCTAGATCTAGACAAAAACGGAATGTTGTCTCCATCGGAGCTTCGTCAAGGTCTCAACAATGTGGTAGCTGTGGAATCTGAGGTCGCTCCTGGAGACGAGACCGATAACGTGTACAATGCGATTTTCGAGAGATTCGGTGAAGATTTGGTTCCAAAAAATTTTAGGGATTTGATTGCAGAGATTTTGACGGCGATGGCGAGAGGTATCGGAAACTCGCCGGTGATTATGGTTGTGCATAATGATGGATTGATTATGAAAGCTGTTCTTCATGAATCTAAACAAGGCAAGTGA
- a CDS encoding Late embryogenesis abundant (LEA) hydroxyproline-rich glycoprotein family (Late embryogenesis abundant (LEA) hydroxyproline-rich glycoprotein family; CONTAINS InterPro DOMAIN/s: Late embryogenesis abundant protein, group 2 (InterPro:IPR004864); BEST Arabidopsis thaliana protein match is: Late embryogenesis abundant (LEA) hydroxyproline-rich glycoprotein family (TAIR:AT1G65690.1); Has 914 Blast hits to 913 proteins in 28 species: Archae - 0; Bacteria - 0; Metazoa - 0; Fungi - 0; Plants - 914; Viruses - 0; Other Eukaryotes - 0 (source: NCBI BLink).) produces the protein MGDQQKIHPVLQMEANKTKTTTPAPGKTVLLPVQRPIPPPVIPSKNRNMCCKIFCWVLSLLVIALIALAIAVAVVYFVFHPKLPSYEVNSLRVTNLGINLDLSLSAEFKVEITARNPNEKIGIYYEKGGHIGVWYDKTKLCEGPIPRFYQGHRNVTKLNVALTGRAQYGNTVLAALQQQQQTGRVPLDLKVNAPVAIKLGNLKMKKIRILGSCKLVVDSLSTNNNINIKASDCSFKAKL, from the coding sequence ATGGGAgatcaacaaaaaattcaCCCGGTTCTTCAAATGGAAGCCAACAAGACGAAGACAACAACACCAGCTCCCGGAAAGACAGTCTTGCTTCCGGTTCAACGGCCGATTCCGCCTCCTGTTATTCCTAGTAAGAATCGAAATATGTGCTGCAAAATCTTTTGTTGGGTGTTAAGCCTTCTAGTCATTGCATTGATCGCGTTAGCAATTGCGGTTGCGGTTGTATACTTTGTTTTCCACCCTAAACTCCCGAGTTACGAAGTCAACAGTTTACGAGTTACCAACCTTGGAATCAATCTAGACCTCTCTCTTTCCGCGGAGTTTAAAGTCGAGATCACAGCTCGTAATCCCAACGAAAAGATTGGGATTTATTACGAGAAAGGAGGTCATATCGGTGTGTGGTACGACAAGACAAAGCTATGTGAAGGCCCTATACCGAGGTTTTATCAAGGACATCGCAATGTAACTAAACTAAATGTGGCTCTAACGGGAAGAGCGCAATATGGGAACACTGTCTTGGCGGCAttgcagcagcaacaacaaacaGGACGTGTACCGTTAGATCTTAAAGTGAATGCACCTGTCGCCATCAAACTCGGAAatctgaagatgaagaagattcgGATATTGGGGAGTTGTAAGCTTGTTGTTGATAGTTTATCAACGAACAATAATATCAACATCAAAGCTAGTGATTGCAGTTTTAAGGCCAAACTCTGA
- a CDS encoding F-box and associated interaction domains-containing protein (F-box and associated interaction domains-containing protein; CONTAINS InterPro DOMAIN/s: F-box domain, cyclin-like (InterPro:IPR001810), F-box domain, Skp2-like (InterPro:IPR022364), F-box associated domain, type 1 (InterPro:IPR006527), F-box associated interaction domain (InterPro:IPR017451); BEST Arabidopsis thaliana protein match is: F-box and associated interaction domains-containing protein (TAIR:AT3G49520.1); Has 1132 Blast hits to 1091 proteins in 34 species: Archae - 0; Bacteria - 0; Metazoa - 0; Fungi - 0; Plants - 1132; Viruses - 0; Other Eukaryotes - 0 (source: NCBI BLink).) has translation MATVTDLPDDLVREIFSRVPLTSLRAVRSTCKKWNAISKYDILGKKAAAKNQFLEFMVTDSRVCSLRLDLQGIRSEEDLIDLSIKQISIPNKVDQVEISQVYHCDGLLLCIAKDNSSVMVWNPYLGQTKLIQPRKKLHRYDKFALGYDNNRNHKILRFLYEGSPRNVIIDVYDFSSDSWRVLDIDIDWHELFSHNSVSLKGNTYFFGRKGPRLPMLFKPPSRRFEYLTLSCVRNEKLAVLYSHLNRFGTIEICISTKIDPSAVSWTTFLRIDMTLINGLPDNFFVHSYATSFFFDEEKKVAVLFGTNRYRGRETCQYYQRACIVGDSGYFKAVNIELVFNSQLQSCQLVSSSYVPSLVQLQD, from the coding sequence ATGGCGACAGTAACCGATCTACCGGATGATTTGGTAAGAGAAATATTTTCTAGGGTTCCATTGACATCTCTAAGAGCAGTGAGATCTACTTGTAAAAAGTGGAACGCTATATCGAAATATGACATCTTAGGTAAAAAAGCAGCAGCAAAGAATCAGTTCTTGGAGTTCATGGTTACAGATTCTAGGGTTTGTTCTTTGAGATTAGATCTTCAAGGAATCCGTAGcgaagaagatttgattgatCTATCTATAAAGCAAATAAGTATACCTAATAAAGTTGATCAAGTCGAGATATCTCAAGTCTATCACTGTGATGGCTTATTGTTATGCATCGCCAAAGACAACTCGAGTGTTATGGTATGGAATCCGTATTTAGGGCAGACGAAATTGATtcaaccaagaaaaaaactccACAGATATGACAAGTTTGCTCTTGGATACGACAACAACCGTAACCACAAAATTTTGAGGTTTCTTTATGAGGGGAGTCCAAGAAACGTCATTATTGATGTTTACGATTTTAGCTCTGATTCATGGAGGGTTCTTGATATTGATATAGATTGGCATGAACTGTTTAGTCACAATAGCGTGTCTTTGAAGGGAAATACTTACTTTTTTGGTCGAAAGGGACCACGTTTGCCTATGCTGTTTAAACCTCCATCTCGTCGTTTTGAATATTTGACTCTATCTTGTGTTAGAAATGAGAAACTCGCTGTGTTATACAGCCACCTCAACAGATTTGGCACAATAGAGATTTGTATTTCGACTAAGATTGATCCCAGTGCAGTATCATGGACCACTTTTTTGAGAATTGATATGACACTAATCAATGGTTTACCGGATAACTTTTTTGTTCACTCTTATGCTACGAGCTTTTTCTTCgatgaggagaagaaggtCGCTGTGCTTTTCGGTACAAACAGATATAGAGGACGTGAGACCTGTCAGTACTACCAGAGAGCTTGCATCGTTGGAGATAGTGGATACTTCAAAGCTGTCAACATCGAACTAGTTTTCAATTCACAGCTGCAATCTTGCCAACTTGTGAGCTCttcttatgttccaagtttagtGCAACTGCAAGATTAG